From one Triticum aestivum cultivar Chinese Spring chromosome 4B, IWGSC CS RefSeq v2.1, whole genome shotgun sequence genomic stretch:
- the LOC123092410 gene encoding laccase-3 encodes MEAITATRRLMGLGCCLSGVLLLSFLLPSALAEERFYKFVVQETVVKRLCQTNRIITVNGQFPGPTIEVHNGDTLAIRAVNMAQYNVTLHWHGLRQLRNGWADGPEFVTQCPIRPGSSYTYRYTIQEQEGTLWWHAHSSWLRATVHGALIILPKRGMPYPFPKPDKEFPVVLAEWWRRDPIAVLRQSMVTGAPPNVSDTILINGQPGDFLPCSSQETSIIPVVAGETNLLRIINAAMNSELFVSLAGHKMTVVAADAVYTKPFETTVVLLGPGQTTDVLVTAHAAPGRYYLGARVYASAQNVPFDNTTATAIFQYKNAAGCPPTGAGAGVGGHTGLGRPRSSGNPGRAGPAPMFPMLPANNDTNTATGFSNLIRSPRPVKVPGPVTQEVFTTIGFGLFNCQPGPFCQGPNNTRFGASMNNVSFQLPNTVSLLQAHYHRIPGVFTEDFPARPPVVFDYTSQNVPRALWQPVKGTRLYRVKYGAVVQMVFQDTGIFAAEEHPMHIHGYHFYVLATGFGNYNPRRDEAKFNMVDPPSRNTIGVPVGGWAVVRFLADNPGVWLVHCHIDAHLTGGLAMALVVEDGKTELQTTMPPPLDLPLCGL; translated from the exons ATGGAGGCGATCACGGCGACGAGACGCCTCATGGGGCTCGGCTGCTGCCTCTCTGGTGTTCTTCTGCTCTCCTTCCTGCTCCCCAGCGCACTGGCGGAGGAGCGATTCTACAAGTTCGTT GTCCAGGAGACGGTGGTGAAGCGGCTGTGCCAGACCAACAGGATCATCACGGTGAACGGGCAGTTCCCGGGGCCGACCATCGAGGTGCACAACGGCGACACGCTGGCGATCAGGGCGGTGAACATGGCGCAGTACAACGTGACCCTCCACTGGCACGGCCTCCGGCAGCTGCGGAACGGGTGGGCGGACGGGCCGGAGTTCGTGACGCAGTGCCCCATCCGGCCGGGGTCCAGCTACACGTACCGCTACACCATCCAGGAGCAGGAGGGCACCCTGTGGTGGCACGCGCACAGCTCCTGGCTCCGCGCCACCGTGCACGGCGCGCTCATCATCCTCCCCAAGCGCGGCATGCCCTACCCCTTCCCCAAGCCCGACAAGGAGTTCCCAGTCGTCCTGG CGGAGTGGTGGAGGAGGGACCCGATCGCGGTGCTCAGGCAGTCCATGGTCACCGGTGCGCCGCCCAACGTATCTGACACCATCCTCATCAACGGCCAGCCCGGGGATTTCCTTCCGTGCTCCAGCCAAG AGACGAGCATCATTCCGGTGGTCGCTGGCGAGACGAACCTGCTGCGCATCATCAACGCGGCCATGAACTCCGAGCTCTTCGTCTCCCTGGCCGGCCACAAGATGACGGtggtcgccgccgacgccgtgtACACCAAGCCCTTCGAGACCACCGTCGTGCTCCTTGGTCCCGGACAGACCACCGACGTCCTCGTCACCGCCCACGCCGCCCCTGGCCGCTACTACCTCGGCGCCCGCGTCTACGCCTCTGCGCAGAACGTCCCTTTCGAcaacaccaccgccaccgccatctTCCAATACAAGAACGCGGCCGGCTGCCCGCCCACAGGGGCAGGCGCCGGCGTTGGAGGCCACACCGGCCTAGGCCGTCCCCGATCCTCTGGCAATCCCGGCCGCGCAGGGCCGGCGCCGATGTTCCCAATGCTGCCAGCGAACAACGACACGAACACGGCGACCGGGTTCTCGAACCTCATCCGGAGCCCGAGGCCGGTGAAGGTGCCTGGACCGGTGACACAAGAGGTGTTCACCACCATTGGCTTCGGTCTGTTCAACTGCCAGCCGGGCCCGTTCTGCCAGGGCCCCAACAACACCCGGTTCGGGGCGAGCATGAACAACGTGTCGTTCCAGCTCCCCAACACCGTCTCCCTGCTGCAGGCGCACTACCACCGCATCCCCGGCGTCTTCACAGAGGACTTCCCCGCTCGCCCGCCGGTGGTCTTTGACTACACCTCGCAGAACGTCCCCCGCGCGCTGTGGCAGCCCGTGAAGGGCACGCGGCTGTACCGCGTCAAGTACGGCGCCGTGGTGCAGATGGTGTTCCAGGACACGGGCATCTTCGCCGCGGAGGAGCACCCCATGCACATCCATGGCTACCACTTCTACGTGCTAGCCACCGGGTTCGGCAACTACAACCCCAGGCGGGACGAGGCCAAGTTCAACATGGTCGACCCGCCCAGCCGGAACACCATCGGCGTGCCTGTCGGCGGGTGGGCCGTGGTGCGCTTCCTGGCCGACAACCCAGGCGTGTGGCTGGTGCACTGCCACATCGACGCGCATCTAACCGGCGGGCTCGCCATGGCGTTGGTGGTGGAGGACGGCAAGACCGAGCTCCAGACCACGATGCCGCCGCCGCTCGACCTGCCGCTCTGTGGCCTGTAG